Part of the Carcharodon carcharias isolate sCarCar2 chromosome 11, sCarCar2.pri, whole genome shotgun sequence genome, gtggtggtgagggagtccGTTGTATGGTTAGACTAGGATTTCTATCTTAGAATTCctaggtaactatccaggtaagtaattTGGAACTGTCCGacatctccaactctaactcaagAGTTGCAGATTTTTTCAGAGGATGCTGGacagcaggggaattgcccattggaagttcaaacacCCCAAGCAATTCCCACTGAGTCAGTGTTTGGACTTCTGAGCAGTCCCATAATGGGGCTACATCCGGTCTCCAACTATCCAGAGCCTTGAAGATCTGGGCTGATGTTTTACTGCCCACGCCCACTGTGAACTCTAATGTGTGATCATCAGTGCAGTCACACTGTCTTCTTGTAAGCAATGGAACAGGACTAGCTGCACGGACTGCCAGAACCATCAGAGACAATATTGACTATCATGTACATCCAGTTTTCAGTGGGGCAGGACTCATCAATGGGCAACACTGACCAATGTACAATCCCATTTTTGTACATGCTATAGTACCCACCACCAACAGTAACTCCAGGTAGCACTGACAATCATGTACTCTCAAGATCAAGAATACCACCAGGTATACCCAGGAGCTTCAGTAGGGAAGCACTAATCATCAGGTACTCTCAGGATCAATATAGGGCAGAACTAACCATCAGATCCTCCCATGAGCATCAACATGACAGCACTAACCATCAGATAGTCACAGGATCATCAACAGGATAGCAAAGTTTAAAACGTTTTTTCCATGTACACATGATAAAGATTTTTTTTGCCATCTCACCTGAGACAAATTTGACAAACTAATTGCTTACAAAAGGCTCAAATCGAGTTATGTTTCTCATATTTCAAAAAAGTGGCCACCTCATAGCAGAAGTTACAAAAATTGAGAAGCATCTTTCTAAACAGTTACTGTTGTATACACCATCTGTTCGGTATTCCCACTGACGTGAGGGAAGGGAGTCTGCATTTGTCGAAAACCATTCTGCAGTCCATCTATGTAAGGAGGAGTAGGGGTCATTGCCAAAGAGTCATGTTGAACAGCATAACCCAAATACTGAGGGTGTAAAAACTGAGCCTGATGTGGCAAAATCTGTGGAGCTTGCTGGCAGTTCATCATTGAGAAATTAGGTGGCATATTCAAGTATATATTATTCATTGTCCCTTCTGTCGGCAGACAGCAGTTTGTCTGTGTCCTTAGAGGGGGAGCCCGAGCCCCTGAGTTGGCACTAGAGCTGGAGCTGGCAGCGGTGCTGGACTGCCGTGATGAGGATCCTCTGGGATTGCCAGAACTTGAGATCATAGGGATAGTTTCCATAAGGCGATTTTCTGTTGGAGCTCTGCTCTGTTGTGGTTCTTGCTTGGGCTTGAGGCACCTGCAGCAGCAAGCTGCCACAAATGAGCCCACGATGACAAAGGCTACAAACACAGAGCCAACAATGAGGAAAGGCACATAGATCGGCACTGGAGGAAAAGAAATATACAATGTTATTAACGAGCAGGTATTACAGGAGCAAAAAAACACAGCTGGCAATAGATGCTGAATACATTCGTCACTACTATAGGCTAACAGGAATGATGTTCTCCTAGCCTATGTGTAAATGACAGTAATACTGAACAAACAGAATTAGACAGGCGGATGCAGAAGTATAAGGATATGAATATATTAAGATGTCACAATGAAACAGTAGATTATGTGTTACACAATGAGATTTCCGTTTACTTTCTCCAACAGTTAAGAGAACAATACATGACCCATTGGAACGTGCATCTTATGGGAGGGCTTCAGGATCAGAAACGACTCTTGCAAATATGCCGCTAGTTGGTCAATCACTAATATGGTTAGTTTTGGTAATGGTCAATTATGAAATTGACTCCAGGCTCATCCACCATCCTGTCTGCAGGCAGCAAAATACATGAAAGCTGCAACACAGAACCAGGTCATTGGGCCCAACAGGACAATGCCAGCACTTAGGCCCTGCACAAGCCACATCCTCCCTCTCTTCACCCAATCCTATCAACAtagccttttattcctttctccctcatgtgcttattaTCTTCCTCTTCACTGCATCTATGTCATccgcctcaactactccttgtggtagcatgttctgcattctaaccactctctgggtaaaagaaatttctcctcaactctctttTGGATTGGTGGTTAGTAATGCTCAGAATACAactgaggagatggagggggagaacTTTGAGAGGAATTCATAAACATTTGGTGTCTTTTACCAAATATCCTCCTAGAGCTACAGTCTGCTGCTTGTAACGAAAGGAATGAGTTTCTAGGCTCATTGAACATTTATACATTTTCTGCTATTTTGCCTGCTTTGTGAAATATAGAAATAGAAATAATTTCAGAAAAAAACTTTCAGAATTATACAGTATTGTTACTCAAATATTTTAACACATTTTAGACTAGGTTTACTTCAGAATGCAAGCTGTTCTGATGTTT contains:
- the LOC121283784 gene encoding protein shisa-2-like, with the translated sequence MGLMMRCRLPPGCLLLFLAASLAGPAPASGSGEYCHGWLDSQGSWHQGFQCPERFDAGSATICCGSCSLRYCCSSTEARLDQGHCNNDQPAVSGDDQAGSEGRDSSNSSAVPIYVPFLIVGSVFVAFVIVGSFVAACCCRCLKPKQEPQQSRAPTENRLMETIPMISSSGNPRGSSSRQSSTAASSSSSANSGARAPPLRTQTNCCLPTEGTMNNIYLNMPPNFSMMNCQQAPQILPHQAQFLHPQYLGYAVQHDSLAMTPTPPYIDGLQNGFRQMQTPFPHVSGNTEQMVYTTVTV